DNA from Hwangdonia lutea:
GAACCATTTTTCGACAACATAAAGGCAGGATTTCACACCGTTTATGTGCGCGATAAAAAAGGTTGCGGTACAAGTTCAATTGATGTTTCTGTGATTGGTTACCCCAAATATTTCACGCCAAATGGCGACGGTGTAAATGATTATTGGCAAATTTTAGGAGTAAATAATCAGTTTCAGCCCAATAGCACCATCCAGATTTTTGATCGTTACGGAAAATTAATAAAACAAATTCAAAGCGCATCTGCTGGATGGAATGGCACATTCAACGGCGAGTTATTAAATACAGATGATTATTGGTTTAAGGTTTATCTTGAAGATGGCCGGCAATTTATGGGGCATTTCACTTTAAAACGCTAACCCATTTATTTTGTGTAATTTTGCAAAATGAAATTCAAAATAGATTCAGAATTTAAACCAACTGGCGATCAACCACAAGCTATAAAGCAACTTGTTAATGGCATTAATACGGATGAAAAGTACCAAACTTTACTCGGTGTAACCGGTTCGGGAAAAACCTTCACGGTTGCCAATGTGATTGAAGATGTGCAGCGCCCTACTTTGGTTTTAGCGCATAACAAAACACTCGCAGCGCAACTATATTCTGAGTTTAAACAGTTTTTCCCAGAAAATGCCGTTGAGTATTTTGTATCGTATTACGATTATTATCAACCCGAAGCTTACATTCCCGTTTCGGGCGTTTACATAGAAAAAGATTTATCCATCAACGAGGAAATCGAGAAGATGCGTTTAAGCACAACATCCTCATTGCTTTCGGGCAGACGCGATGTAATTGTAGTCGCATCCGTATCCTGTTTATATGGTATTGGTAATCCGGTGGAGTTTCAAAAAAACGTCATCACCCTCACAAGAGACCAAGTTATTTCGCGCACCAAACTACTGCATCAATTGGTGCAAAGTTTATACTCGCGTACCGAGGGCGAATTTAATCATGGGAATTTTAGGATTAAAGGCGATACTGTAGATATTTTCCCGAGTTATGCCGATGATGCTTTCAGGATTCATTTTTTTGGCGATGAAATTGAAGATATTGAATCCTTTAATATTCAAACCAACGAAGTCATTGAAAAATATGACATTCTAACCATTTACCCAGCAAACATGTTTGTGACCTCGCCAGAGGTTTTACAAGGTGCTATTAAAAACATTCAGGATGATTTGGTAAAACAATACGATTATTTTAAGGAAATCGGAAAACATTTAGAAGCAAAACGTTTGAAAGAGCGTACCGAATTCGATTTGGAAATGATACGCGAATTGGGCTATTGTTCGGGAATTGAAAACTATTCGCGGTATTTGGATGGCAGACAACCGGGAAGCAGACCATTCTGTCTATTGGATTATTTTCCAGAGGATTACTTAATGGTTGTCGATGAAAGCCACGTTACCATTTCGCAAGTGCACGCTATGTATGGTGGCGATAGAAGCCGAAAGGAAAACTTAGTGGAATACGGTTTTAGGTTACCCGCCGCTATGGATAATCGGCCATTAAAATTTGAGGAATTTGAAGCCTTGCAAAACCAGGTTATTTACGTAAGTGCAACGCCTGCAGATTACGAACTTCAAAAATCCGATGGTATTTATGTGGAACAGGTGATTCGCCCCACAGGGTTATTGGATCCCGAAATTGAAGTTAGACCAAGCTTAAACCAGATTGACGATTTAATTGAAGAAATACAGCAACGTGTTGAAAAAGACGAACGCACTTTGGTAACCACGTTAACAAAACGTATGGCTGAGGAATTGACCAAATATTTGGATCGCATTCAAATACGCTGTCGTTATATTCACAGTGATGTCGATACTTTAGAGCGCGTTGAAATTATGCAAGATTTACGTAAAGGCTTGTTTGATGTTTTAGTTGGTGTTAACCTTCTTCGTGAAGGGTTGGACTTACCCGAAGTATCACTTGTTGCTATTTTAGATGCCGATAAAGAAGGCTTTTTACGTTCGGCCCGTTCACTTACCCAAACCGTTGGAAGAGCCGCGCGACACTTAAACGGAAAGGCCATTATGTATGCTGATAAAATTACCAAAAGCATGCAAAAAACCATTGACGAAACAGAATACAGGCGCGAAAAACAAATTGCTTATAACACCGAAAACAACATCACACCAAAAGCCTTAAATAAAAGCTTGGACAATGCCTTATCAAAAAACTCGGTGAGCACGTATAGTTACGAATTGGAAGCTGCAAAAGCCGCCGAACCAGAAAGTGCCTATTTAAGTAAACAAGAACTGGAAAAGAAAATTCGCGAAAAGCGAAAATCCATGGAAGAAGCCGCCAAGGCTCTAGATTTTATTGTGGCGGCCAAATTACGAGACGAAATTAAAAGCTACCAAAATAAACTAGAAAAGCTAAAGGTGTAAACCTCTAGCTTTTCCATAACCCAAAAGGGTTTTCACAACACAAGTAAATTATTACTTAGCAGATAAAATTTTAATTGTACTGTGTTTTAAAAATATCTATTAATACGTCCGGAGGTACAATTTTATTCGGGAAACTTTCCATTAAATACAAAACCTTGGTTATCGATTCGTGGCTCAATCCCATTCTCAACCCAAAATTATAAAGTTTTATAACGCCTGCAGAGTTGTTTCCATCGCCGTATTCTTGTTCGATATTCATCAACAAAACCAGTCTGTGAAACTGAACGATTCGTTCGCTATGCGATTTTAAATGCGTATAGGTAACAGGGTGTTCTATTAAATATTCAAAATCTTCACGAGATATTTCAAGCTGTTTGGCCACACCTAACAAAAAGTTATACTCAATATGTTTTATGTCTTTATCATATTTTGCAAAAGCAATCATTTCAGATAAAAGACTCAATTTTTCGACTCTATTAATCATGTTTTGAAGGGATTAATTAATTATACTATAAAGATACACAGAAGCGTCCTTAAATAATCGTAGATATAATGTAACTTATCGAAAAACAGGGCGTTATTAATCGAAGATTTTAATTATTTCATCATAAACCCATTTTTTTTATCCGATTTTTAAGTAAAACACAGAAGTGAAATAGCATGTGTTTAACCCATTAATTTAATTAATTTTCTCATTATCAGTAAATTAAACGAATAATTTTCACATTCATTATTTAAGCATAAAATCATTATTTAAAGTATCTTTATGGAATATTAAAAACGTCAATAAGGCGTATTCATAAAAATAAAATCGATGAAACGCACGGATAGATAAAACAGATTATAATAAATATGACTAACAACGATATTTTAAAAAAATTACGAGTAGCTCTAAAACTGAGAGATGATGATATTGTAAAGATTTTAAGTCTTGTGGATTTTAGAATTTCCAAAAGTGAATTGGGTGCTTTTTTCAGACGAGAAGACCATCCGAAATACATGGAGTGTGGCGACCAAATTCTAAGAAATTTTTTAAATGGTTTGGTAATTCATTTACGAGGGCCCATGCCAAAAAAGGGTGAAACTAAAGCACAAAAAAAGAGCAACTGATAATGTTGCTCTTTTTCTCATTATATAACTATTTGTAGGTTATATTTAACCTAAAACTTCTTGTACTTTATCGGCGGCTTCTTGAAACTCCGTAGCACTCATTACATCTAACCCTGAATTATCAATTAATTCTTTTGCTATGTCAGCATTGGTGCCTTGCAAGCGTACAATGATAGGTACATTAATATTACCCATGTTTTTGTAGGCATCAATAACGCCCTGTGCCACACGGTCGCAACGTACAATACCACCAAAAATGTTAATTAATATAGCTTTTACCGCTGGGTCTTTTAAAATGATTTTAAAAGCTGCCTCAACACGAGCAGCATCAGCAGTTCCACCAACATCTAAAAAGTTTGCCGGCTCGCCGCCCGCTTGTTTAATTAAATCCATAGTCGCCATGGCTAAACCAGCGCCATTTACCATACAGCCCACGTTTCCATCTAAATCCACATAATTTAAACCGAGTTCCCCTGCTTCAACTTCAATGGCACTTTCTTCACGAATATCGCGTAAATCCACATAATTTTTATGTCTGTACAACGCATTATCGTCAATTGTAACTTTAGCATCAACAGCCATTATTTTATTATCGCTCGTTTTTAAAACGGGGTTTATTTCAAATAAAGACGAATCTGATTTTACATAGGCCGTATAAAGATTTGTAACAAACTTGGTCATTTCCTTAAATGCCAATCCAGATAATCCTAAATTGAAAGCAACACGTCTTGCTTGGAATGGCATTAAACCTACCGATGGATCTACTTCTTCGGTAAAAATTAAATGTGGTGTTTCCTCTGCTACGGTTTCAATATCCATCCCACCTTCAGTAGAATACATAATCATATTTCGCCCGGTACCGCGATTTAATAAAACCGACATATAAAACTCACTGGTTTCAGATTCTCCTGGGTAATACACATCTTCAGCGATTAAAACTTGATGTACTCTTTTACCTTCGGCAGAAGTTTGGGGTGTAATTAAATTCATCCCAATAATTTCCCCAGCAATGGTTTCTACTTCTTGCAAATTTTTAGCAAGCTTTACACCGCCACCTTTACCACGTCCGCCGGCATGAACTTGAGCCTTTATAACATGCCAACTCGTACCTGTTTCCTGTGTTAATTGTTTTGCTGCGGCAACCGCCTCCTGTGCATTTTGGGCAACAATTCCGCGTTGAATACGCACTCCAAAGGTGCTTAATATTTCTTTACCTTGATATTCGTGTAAATTCATAACTTGCTTAATAGTTTAAGATGCACAAATGTAAATAATCGCTATTAATTACACTAATGTTTTATTTAAGAATGAAGAAAATTAAAATTACAATCCATGATTTGTTATATATTTAACACTTTGTTTAATTTGATTAATTTTGTGTTTAATAATTTTATTTTGAAAATAATAAAATATCTTTGAAAAAAAATAATGTTGTACTTATGACCAATAATCAGTTGCTTAACATAGCAAAAGAATACGGAAGTCCGGTTTACGTTTACGATGCTGAAAAAATTACAGCGCAGTATAATCGCTTAACCAATGCTTTTAAGAATGTTAAAACCCTAAAGTTGAATTATGCCGTAAAGGCGTTATCGAATATTTCAATTTTAAAACTTTTTAAAAGCTTAGGCTCTGGAATTGACACCGTTTCCATTCAAGAAGTTAAATTGGGTTTGGCTGCAGGCTTTTTACCGGAAGAAATAATTTTTACTCCAAACGGCGTATCACTTTCAGAAATTGAAAAAGCTGCAAAATTAGGTGTTCAAATAAATATTGATAACTTGGCTATTTTAGAGCAATTTGGCACTAAACATCCAAATGTTCCGGTTTGTATTCGTATTAACCCACATGTTATGGCTGGTGGAAATAGCAATATTTCTGTGGGGCATATCGATTCTAAATTTGGCATTTCAATTCATCAAATTCCGCATTTATTGCGTATCGTAGAGAATACTAAAATGACAATTAATGGCATTCACATGCATACGGGCAGCGATATTTTAGATATTGATGTGTTTTTATATGCCAGCGAAATACTTTTTGAAACGGCAAAACAATTCAAAAATTTAGACTTTATTGATTTTGGTTCGGGTTTTAAAGTGCCTTATAAAGATGGAGATATTGAAACCAATATTGAAGAATTGGGAAAAAAATTATCTTCAAAATTCAATCAATTTTGTAAAGATTACGGTAAAGAATTAACCCTAGCTTTTGAACCCGGTAAGTTTTTAGTGAGTGAATCCGGTAGGTTTTTAACCACCGTAAATGCTGTGAAGCAAACCACCTCAACAGTTTTTGCGCAAGTTGATTCTGGGTTTAATCACCTAATTCGCCCTATGTTTTATGGGTCGCACCACGATATTATTAATATTTCCAACCCAAATGGACGCGAGCGTTTTTACACCGTTGTGGGCTATATTTGCGAAACCGATACTTTTGGAAACAACCGACGTATTAACGAAATTAGCGAAGGTGATATTTTATGCTTTAAAAATGCCGGTGCCTACTGTTTTTCCATGGCTAGCAATTATAACTCGCGCTACCGACCTGCAGAAGTTTTATGGCACAAAAATAAAGCACATTTAATTAGAAAAAGAGAAACTTTTGATGATATTTTAAAGAATCAAATTGAAGTTGATTTTTCAGTTGAAAAAGAAAAGCAATTGGTTAAATAGCCTGTTTAAATCTTAGTTATAAAAACGCCCAACTTATTAGTTGGGCATTTTATTTTATAGCGTTCAAAATATAGTTCTTTTTTATTGACGCTTTACAATCCGCTTATGGTATAAATACTTACTCCTGTTGTAGTTGCTAAAACAAGGTCGCTTCCGCTTTTAGCCAAACCATTAACAGAAATACCTTCTGAAAATTCAACATGACCGTAATCTTCATCCAGTCGGTTTTTATTAAAATTATATTTTATGATATAAAACCCTGCTTCACCTGCTGCAATATAAAACACACCGTTTCTAAAAATAAAAGAGTTCACTACATCGTTGGGTTTGTTCGGGTCTAAAATTTGCTCCTTGATTTGTTGTACCAATTCTGCGGTTTTGTTTCCTCCACTATCCGTATTAATTTTAAATAAACCAATACCATCGCTCCCTAAACTAACCGCCAACCGATCTTTCTTAACGGCCGTTAAACTGTGTTTAGCTTCAACATTCATATTATTAAATACGCCCAAACTAACCTCGTAATTAAAACTCATGATATCGGTTTTCTTGGAAATATCATAATAAAAAGCCTTTAATTCTTTGGTATCATTATTAAATGCTAATGCCACAAAATTATAAGCATTATTGTGCTTTTCTATAGACGTATCTAAAATAAACAAGCCTTCGGTTTCATTTGATTCGTGCTTAATCAGCGTATTGGTTTTTTCATTAAAAGCGAAAATAACGCCTGAGTTTCCACCACCAGATCCAGTTATAATACCATTAATGGTTTTTATGCTTCGGAGTTTATTTCCGAAAATTGAATGAAACAAATCTTTCTCACTCAAACTAAAAACATCCCTTTTTTTGTTGTATTGTATTTGATATCGACCTAAAAACGAAGGGTAATCGCCACCATAGTATTCCCTTGCATCAAAACCACCTCCAAACAAGAGGTGTTTACCATCCGAAAAATCGACAGCATCAATATCCCTGTGTGGTAAAACCAAGGTTCCATCTAAGTTTGGAGCACCATTTTTAGGGACACTTATTACATCTACCCCTCCTGAATATGGCTCACCAATTAAACTGTAAGAAACCGCTATTCTTCTATTCTTTACTGCCACATGGTTCGCATTTAACAGCACTATTTGCCCTTTATGAACGACATATAACGGATCGACTATAGCTTTAAGTTTTAAATAGATGCTATTTCCTTTTTGAGATTTAGACGATTTCCCCGAAAGTGATGTTTTAACGTTTATTACTTTATCATGCTGTGTTAATCGTGTACCATCTTTGGTAACTTCTATTCCACAGTCTTCACAAATTAAATCCTCCAACAGGTCTTCTTCTTGAATGGGATCAGAGTCTTTTTGACATGAGACTATTAATAACACAAGGCTAAAAACTAAGGTAATTTTTTTCATATTCGTAGGTAGGTTTTGGGGTTGTTCATTTAATATAATCGCAATTATACATATAATTGTCAGTTTTTACCAAAAAACAATAAAAAAACATACTCTTAAACGACTTTTAATGTATTTCATCGGATGTTGTTATTATAAATAATGTTCTAATACATTGCAAAAAACTTCTTTGAGTTTGCTTTTATAAATTTGATTTACAGTGCATTAAACAACATAGAATAAAAATATGCTATTAAAATCAACTAGAATTAAATCCTTACACATGCTTTGAGGCATCACCATCTTTATGGCGATAGTGCCTTGATCCACTCAAGACACTTACCCCAAAAACTATACTAATAATTATTAATATCACTGATTATCCGATTTTTAAATATGGTGAGGGTACTTGAATTTTGATTTTTGGCAGCTATTGGAAATACATGATCATTACCGCCAAAGCATAATAAAATGCAAAACCAATAAATTATGATTATTCGCTTTTTGTTCTTATATGGTTGGAAAGATTTAACCAGTAAACATATATGAATTAAAAAGCCACCAATTAAACATAATTGGTGGCTGTGTTTTTTTATTTATAAAAAACTAAGTGCGTCTGCTAAATATCCTCAAAGTCAATATCTGTAAAACTTTCGGGAGTTTTTAGCTCATCTTCAGTTACTCTTGGGGTATTGTTGTTATATTCTTTTTTAAAGTCTTTTTGATGGCGTTCGCTAATCACTTCGTCACCTTTTTCTTTAATGATATAATCGGTCATTTCTGCAAGAATATCTTTAAATTCAGCAAAGTCCTCTTTATAAATATAAATTTTATGTTTTTTATAATGATAAGAACCATCATCATTAGTAAACTTTTTGCTTTCGGTAATTGTTAAGTAATAATCTTCTGCTTTTGTAGCTCTTACGTCAAAAAAATAGGTGCGTCTTCCAGCTCGTAATACTTTTGAAAAAATCTCCTCGCGCTCCATCATACCATTATTATTCATAGTTATTTAGAAATTTATTGAATACTTTATTATATGTATCAAAAATCTAAAAAAATCACATATTAACCAACAAATATTGAATTTTCTTTTTTTTAAGTTTACAATTGTTGAATTTTATGGAATAACAGAATAATGTATCTATCTAAAATTCAATGAGTTTACACATTATTTGGCGTCTGACTCACTAAGTTGTTTTAAATACAAATCTTTGTAATAACCGTCGGTATTAATAAGTGAATCGTGATTTCCTTTTTGGACTATTTCACCATTTTCCAGCACAATTATTTTATCGGCATTTTTAGCCGAAGATACGCGATGACTAACAATTAGTGTTGTTTTTCCTTTTGATAATTTGTTTAAGTTTTCAAGGATTTTCTCTTCGGTTTCGGTATCGACCGCCGATAAACAATCATCAAACAATAAAATCTTAGGCGATTTAATAATGGCTCTCGCAATGGATACACGTTGTTTTTGTCCGCCGGAAAGTGTAATACCGCGTTCACCCAATACCGTGTTGTAACCTTGGTTAAATTTTACAATGTTTTTATGGACTTGTGCGTTTTTTGCCGCTTTAATAACATCCTCGTCCGTGGCATCTTCCTTCCCAAATCTGATGTTGTTTTTTATAGAATCTGAAAACAAAAAAGCATCCTGTGGCACATAACCGATACTATTTCTTAAATCGTTAAGGTTCAGTTGATTTATTTCGGTACCGTTAATCGTAATCGAGCCCGCATCAACATCATAAAGTCGACCAATCAAATCTAAAATGGTCGATTTTCCCGAACCGGTTTTTCCTAAAATAGCCAGTGTTTCACCTTCATTTATTTTAAAACTGACATCTTTTAAAGCCTGAATATTGGTGTCATCGTAAGTAAAAGACACCTTGTTAAACGCAATATCCCCAGTGATTTCGGTATGATTAGGCGTATTGTTTTTTATTTCGGGCTCAATTTTTAAAAACTCGTTAATGCGTTTTTGCGATGCCTCGGCCTGCTGTACAATGGAGGTGACCCAACCCACCGTAGCCACCGGCCACGTGAGCATATTTACGTAAATAATAAACTCTGCGATGGTACCCAAACTTTCAATTTCGCCATTTATATACTGCATGCCGCCAATGTAAATAACCAATAAATTGCTCACGCCAATAAGCAAAATCATCATCGGGAAAAACAAGGCCTGTACTTTAGCCAAATTAACTTGCTTTTCTTTACTGGTTGCCGAAAGGGTTTCAAAATTTGAAGCTGTTAATGGCTCAATACCATAAGCTTTTATTACCGATATACCACTAAAAGACTCTTGCGTGAAGGTTGAAAGTTTCGATAAATATTGCTGCACAATGGTGCTGCGTTTATGTATCTCCCGGCTTAATTTATAAATGGCAATCGACAAAATGGGCAAGGGCGCAATGGTGAACAACGCTAACTTAGGTGCTGCATTAAACATGTAAATTAACACAATTACAAAAAGCGTAATGGTATTGATACTGTACATTAATGCGGGGCCCGCGTACATGCGCACACGACTTACGTCTTCGCTTATCCGGTTCATTAAATCGCCCGTTCTGTTCTTTTTATAGAAATTTAACGAGAGTTTTTGGTATTGCGCATAAACCTCATTTTTTAAATCGTATTCAATATAACGTGACACATTTATTATGGTTTGGCGCATAAAAAAAGTAAGTATTCCAGCAAAAACAGCGGCTCCGATAATGTAAAGAATGGCTTCGGTTAATTCGGCTTTAAACACAGCTTTGTTAATGGAATTATCCGAGTATTTTTCAATAGTGATAAAAATTTCCTTTACATAACGCGGTGTAAAAAGCAAAAATATTCGGGCAACAACAGTAATAACGCTACCAATTAATAGGTGTGTTTTATACTTTAAAAAGTATTTGTTTAAATGCTGAAGTTCCTTCATATATAAGTTTATCGGTCTTTTATTTTGAAGAAACAAAGATAATAGATTAAAACCATTAATCGATTTTACTTTAAACCCTACATTGTTAAATAAAGCCTAAAATAATTAGTTATTAATATGTAGCGTTTTTTTAAAATAGTATTATTTTTGCAGCACGAAAAATCACT
Protein-coding regions in this window:
- the lysA gene encoding diaminopimelate decarboxylase, whose amino-acid sequence is MKKNNVVLMTNNQLLNIAKEYGSPVYVYDAEKITAQYNRLTNAFKNVKTLKLNYAVKALSNISILKLFKSLGSGIDTVSIQEVKLGLAAGFLPEEIIFTPNGVSLSEIEKAAKLGVQINIDNLAILEQFGTKHPNVPVCIRINPHVMAGGNSNISVGHIDSKFGISIHQIPHLLRIVENTKMTINGIHMHTGSDILDIDVFLYASEILFETAKQFKNLDFIDFGSGFKVPYKDGDIETNIEELGKKLSSKFNQFCKDYGKELTLAFEPGKFLVSESGRFLTTVNAVKQTTSTVFAQVDSGFNHLIRPMFYGSHHDIINISNPNGRERFYTVVGYICETDTFGNNRRINEISEGDILCFKNAGAYCFSMASNYNSRYRPAEVLWHKNKAHLIRKRETFDDILKNQIEVDFSVEKEKQLVK
- a CDS encoding TerB family tellurite resistance protein, whose translation is MINRVEKLSLLSEMIAFAKYDKDIKHIEYNFLLGVAKQLEISREDFEYLIEHPVTYTHLKSHSERIVQFHRLVLLMNIEQEYGDGNNSAGVIKLYNFGLRMGLSHESITKVLYLMESFPNKIVPPDVLIDIFKTQYN
- a CDS encoding DUF1456 family protein; the protein is MTNNDILKKLRVALKLRDDDIVKILSLVDFRISKSELGAFFRREDHPKYMECGDQILRNFLNGLVIHLRGPMPKKGETKAQKKSN
- the sucC gene encoding ADP-forming succinate--CoA ligase subunit beta, producing the protein MNLHEYQGKEILSTFGVRIQRGIVAQNAQEAVAAAKQLTQETGTSWHVIKAQVHAGGRGKGGGVKLAKNLQEVETIAGEIIGMNLITPQTSAEGKRVHQVLIAEDVYYPGESETSEFYMSVLLNRGTGRNMIMYSTEGGMDIETVAEETPHLIFTEEVDPSVGLMPFQARRVAFNLGLSGLAFKEMTKFVTNLYTAYVKSDSSLFEINPVLKTSDNKIMAVDAKVTIDDNALYRHKNYVDLRDIREESAIEVEAGELGLNYVDLDGNVGCMVNGAGLAMATMDLIKQAGGEPANFLDVGGTADAARVEAAFKIILKDPAVKAILINIFGGIVRCDRVAQGVIDAYKNMGNINVPIIVRLQGTNADIAKELIDNSGLDVMSATEFQEAADKVQEVLG
- a CDS encoding PUR family DNA/RNA-binding protein; this encodes MNNNGMMEREEIFSKVLRAGRRTYFFDVRATKAEDYYLTITESKKFTNDDGSYHYKKHKIYIYKEDFAEFKDILAEMTDYIIKEKGDEVISERHQKDFKKEYNNNTPRVTEDELKTPESFTDIDFEDI
- the uvrB gene encoding excinuclease ABC subunit UvrB, yielding MKFKIDSEFKPTGDQPQAIKQLVNGINTDEKYQTLLGVTGSGKTFTVANVIEDVQRPTLVLAHNKTLAAQLYSEFKQFFPENAVEYFVSYYDYYQPEAYIPVSGVYIEKDLSINEEIEKMRLSTTSSLLSGRRDVIVVASVSCLYGIGNPVEFQKNVITLTRDQVISRTKLLHQLVQSLYSRTEGEFNHGNFRIKGDTVDIFPSYADDAFRIHFFGDEIEDIESFNIQTNEVIEKYDILTIYPANMFVTSPEVLQGAIKNIQDDLVKQYDYFKEIGKHLEAKRLKERTEFDLEMIRELGYCSGIENYSRYLDGRQPGSRPFCLLDYFPEDYLMVVDESHVTISQVHAMYGGDRSRKENLVEYGFRLPAAMDNRPLKFEEFEALQNQVIYVSATPADYELQKSDGIYVEQVIRPTGLLDPEIEVRPSLNQIDDLIEEIQQRVEKDERTLVTTLTKRMAEELTKYLDRIQIRCRYIHSDVDTLERVEIMQDLRKGLFDVLVGVNLLREGLDLPEVSLVAILDADKEGFLRSARSLTQTVGRAARHLNGKAIMYADKITKSMQKTIDETEYRREKQIAYNTENNITPKALNKSLDNALSKNSVSTYSYELEAAKAAEPESAYLSKQELEKKIREKRKSMEEAAKALDFIVAAKLRDEIKSYQNKLEKLKV
- a CDS encoding ABC transporter ATP-binding protein, which encodes MKELQHLNKYFLKYKTHLLIGSVITVVARIFLLFTPRYVKEIFITIEKYSDNSINKAVFKAELTEAILYIIGAAVFAGILTFFMRQTIINVSRYIEYDLKNEVYAQYQKLSLNFYKKNRTGDLMNRISEDVSRVRMYAGPALMYSINTITLFVIVLIYMFNAAPKLALFTIAPLPILSIAIYKLSREIHKRSTIVQQYLSKLSTFTQESFSGISVIKAYGIEPLTASNFETLSATSKEKQVNLAKVQALFFPMMILLIGVSNLLVIYIGGMQYINGEIESLGTIAEFIIYVNMLTWPVATVGWVTSIVQQAEASQKRINEFLKIEPEIKNNTPNHTEITGDIAFNKVSFTYDDTNIQALKDVSFKINEGETLAILGKTGSGKSTILDLIGRLYDVDAGSITINGTEINQLNLNDLRNSIGYVPQDAFLFSDSIKNNIRFGKEDATDEDVIKAAKNAQVHKNIVKFNQGYNTVLGERGITLSGGQKQRVSIARAIIKSPKILLFDDCLSAVDTETEEKILENLNKLSKGKTTLIVSHRVSSAKNADKIIVLENGEIVQKGNHDSLINTDGYYKDLYLKQLSESDAK